One genomic region from Pseudoduganella dura encodes:
- a CDS encoding lysozyme inhibitor LprI family protein encodes MLLQRILMLLIGVVGTAANAASFDCKLARGRLEARVCADSDLTKRDDELAAVYASFLAATGDRRAEKAMQLAWLRIRDACEDDECIQRTYYARIAELQARIASASPIVGYWKIEHSCAHATGVYEERCKKGERDVFMLAIQVDGDRVCIAHLATAQLHNRVDGSDDFEMSMEGNASGSMASVRYRSAWGGTGTATLRVDRNTLRWKVETKDEGRSWIPDAAELRRVPARGYDSLPKCVE; translated from the coding sequence ATGTTATTACAGCGCATTTTGATGCTACTGATCGGTGTGGTTGGCACGGCTGCCAACGCGGCAAGCTTCGATTGCAAACTGGCCCGGGGCAGGTTGGAAGCCCGGGTGTGCGCCGACAGCGACCTGACAAAGCGTGACGACGAGCTTGCTGCGGTTTATGCCAGCTTCCTTGCGGCCACCGGCGACAGGAGAGCGGAGAAAGCTATGCAACTTGCGTGGCTGCGAATCAGGGATGCATGCGAGGATGACGAATGCATTCAGCGCACATACTACGCGCGCATTGCCGAGCTCCAGGCCAGAATCGCCAGTGCCAGTCCGATCGTCGGCTATTGGAAAATCGAGCATTCCTGCGCCCATGCAACGGGCGTTTACGAGGAAAGATGCAAGAAAGGCGAACGCGATGTATTCATGCTTGCGATCCAGGTGGATGGCGACCGTGTCTGCATTGCCCACCTGGCCACTGCCCAGTTGCACAATCGCGTCGACGGGAGCGATGATTTCGAGATGTCCATGGAGGGAAATGCAAGCGGCAGCATGGCGTCAGTGCGGTATCGCAGCGCCTGGGGCGGGACCGGCACGGCGACATTACGCGTTGACAGGAATACACTTCGCTGGAAGGTTGAAACAAAGGATGAGGGAAGGAGCTGGATTCCCGATGCGGCGGAATTGCGGCGGGTTCCTGCAAGGGGGTATGACTCGTTGCCGAAATGCGTAGAGTAG